The following are from one region of the Canis lupus baileyi chromosome 25, mCanLup2.hap1, whole genome shotgun sequence genome:
- the LOC140616799 gene encoding olfactory receptor 8S1-like has product MALRNHSTSTEFILLGLSADPKVQALLFVLFLGIYLLTVMGNLAMLLVISADFHLHTPMYFFLSNLSFLDLCFSSVTVPKMLENLLSKKKIISIEGCLTQAFFVFDVGGTEIFLLSAMAYDRYAAICHPLLYSRMMSNQLCVRLVWASWSLGFLDAVINIPLAMNLNFCEAHTIPHYSCELPSLFPLSCSDVSTNLTVLLCSTLLHGFGTFFLIFFSYARIVSTILSISSSLGRSKAFSTCSSHLTAVSFFYGSAFLRHLIPTSGSPLELIFSIQYGVITPLVNPLIYSLKNKEVKAALRRTLGKCLQWHR; this is encoded by the coding sequence ATGGCCTTGAGAAACCACAGCACCAGCACTGAGTTCATCCTCCTCGGGCTGTCTGCTGACCCCAAAGTCCAGGCTCTGCTCTTTGTGCTCTTCCTGGGGATTTATCTCCTGACTGTGATGGGGAACCTGGCAATGCTGCTGGTGATCAGTGCTGATTTCCACCTCCACacacccatgtacttcttcctgagTAACCTGTCCTTCCTAGACCTCTGCTTTTCCTCGGTCACTGTGCCCAAGATGCTGGAGAACCTCCTgtctaaaaagaaaatcatttcaatagaagGATGCCTGACTCAAGCCTTCTTTGTGTTTGACGTTGGAGGAACAGAAATTTTCCTGCTCTCtgccatggcctatgaccgctatgcaGCCATCTGCCACCCTCTGCTCTACAGCCGCATGATGAGCAACCAGCTGTGTGTGAGGCTGGTATGGGCTTCATGGAGCCTAGGTTTCCTGGATGCAGTTATCAACATCCCCCTGGCTATGAACTTGAACTTCTGTGAGGCCCATACCATCCCCCACTACAGCTGTGAGctgccctccctcttccctttgtcCTGCTCTGATGTCTCTACCAACCTCACTGTCCTGCTCTGTTCCACACTCCTGCATGGCTTTGGTACATTCTTCCTGATATTCTTCTCTTATGCACGCATTGTCTCCACCATCCTGAGCATCAGCTCCTCCTTGGGCAGAAGCAAggccttctccacctgctcctcccacctcacTGCAGTGAGCTTCTTCTATGGCTCAGCTTTCCTCCGTCATCTCATACCAACCTCAGGCTCACCTCTGGAGCTGATCTTCTCCATACAGTATGGTGTGATCACTCCCCTAGTGAATCCCCTCATTTACAGCctgaaaaacaaagaagtaaaggCAGCTCTAAGAAGAACCTTGGGAAAGTGTTTGCAATGGCACAGGTAG